A stretch of the Aegilops tauschii subsp. strangulata cultivar AL8/78 chromosome 4, Aet v6.0, whole genome shotgun sequence genome encodes the following:
- the LOC109754731 gene encoding protein FAR1-RELATED SEQUENCE 5-like, producing MRFDNLEGAKEHYNVYALQLGFFIKMSTSRRTGDTRILVKQQFVCNKFRKPTEDDGGAEKPPVLDKIVDQAEHVDEDDDIVFLDDERRMIGTELIVPYGTKHIKNLKTMLNKDATKEGDMIETVAYFKDQQKDDPDFFYKIKYNEEDRVENIFWVDGAARKAYVEAYHDCISFDTTYMTNMYNMPSAPFIRINRHGQSFMLGCGFVRQEMATSFDWLVETFLEAMNGIAQTNIITDQDIAMAQSIKKMFPTSVHRCCRWHIMKKAQEKLGSMLARNPGLSRDFNECVDFSLTPEEFETGWTALLLKYEGMVDTDFENLYNYRAMWVPCYFKH from the exons ATGAGGTTTGACAATTTGGAAGGTGCAAAGGAACACTACAATGTGTATGCTCTGCAGCTTGGGTTTTTCATCAAAAtgagtacatcaaggagaactggCGACACTCGAATATTGGTAAAGCAGCAATTTGTTTGCAACAAGTTTCGAAAACCAACAGAGGACGATGGAGGTGCAGAAAAGCCCCCTGTCCTAGACAAAATTGTTGATCAGGCAGAACATGTTGACGAAGATGATGATATTGTCTTTCTTGATGATGAAA GGCGTATGATTGGCACAGAGCTGATCGTCCCCTATGGTACTAAGCACATTAAAAACCTCAAGACAATGTTAAACAAAGATGCCACCAAAGAAGGAGATATGATTGAGACAGTTGCCTACTTCAAAGATCAACAAAAAGATGATCCAGACTTCTTTTATAAGATAAAGTACAATGAGGAGGACAGGGTGGAGAACATTTTCTGGGTTGACGGTGCAGCTAGGAAAGCTTATGTCGAGGCTTACCACGACTGCATCTCGTTCGACACTACATACATGACTAACATGTACAACATGCCCTCTGCACCATTTATTAGAATTAATAGACACGGGCAGTCGTTCATGTTGGGCTGCGGCTTTGTTAGGCAAGAAATGGCAACGAGCTTTGATTGGCTGGTTGAGACGTTCCTTGAGGCGATGAATGGTATAGCACAAACCAACATCATAACTGACCAAGACATTGCGATGGCACAATCCATCAAAAAGATGTTTCCTACGAGTGTGCATCGTTGTTGCCGTTGGCATATAATGAAGAAGGCACAAGAGAAGCTTGGATCAATGTTGGCGCGAAACCCTGGTTTGTCGCGTGATTTCAATGAATGTGTTGACTTCAGCTTGACACCAGAGGAGTTTGAGACAGGATGGACTGCTCTACTGTTGAAGTATGAGGGTATGGTTGACACCGACTTTGAGAATCTATATAACTACCGGGCAATGTGGGTTCCTTGTTACTTCAAGCACTAG
- the LOC109754734 gene encoding chaperonin CPN60-1, mitochondrial, producing MYRAAASLASKARLAGSSARQVGSRLAWSRNYAAKDIRFGVEARAMMLKGVEDLADAVKLTMGPKGRTVIIEQSFGAPKVTKDGVTVAKSIEFSDRVKNVGASLVKQVANATNDTAGDGTTCATVLTKAIFTEGCKSVAAGMNAMDLRRGISMAVDSVVTNLKGMARMINTSEEIAQVGTISANGEREIGELIAKAMEKVGKEGVITIADGNTLYNELEVVEGMKLDRGYISPYFITNQKNQKCELDDPLILIHDKKVSNLRSLVKVLEFALQKQRPLLIVAEDLESEALGTLILNKLRGGFKVCAIKAPGFGENRKSNLQDLAILTGGEVITEELGMNLENFEPNMLGTCKKVTISKDDTVILDGAGDKKAIEERAELLRSSIEQCTSDYDKEKIQERLAKLSGGVAVLKIGGASEAEVGEKKDRVTDALNATKAAVEEGIVPGGGVALLYASKDLDKLPTANFDQKIGVQIIQNALKTPVHTIATNAGVEGAVIVGKLLEQENTDLGYDAAKGEYVDMVKAGIIDPLKVIRTALVDAASVSSLMTTTEAIIVEIPKEDKAAPAMGGGGMGGMDF from the exons ATGTACCGCGCCGCCGCCAGCCTCGCCTCCAAGGCCCG GCTAGCCGGGAGCAGTGCCCGACAG GTCGGGAGCAGGCTCGCCTGGAGCAGGAACTATGCCGCCAAGGACATCAGGTTCGGCGTCGAGGCCCGGGCCATGATGCTCAAGGGGGTCGAAGACCTGGCTGATGCGGTCAAGTTGACTATGGGTCCCAAG GGGCGCACTGTTATTATTGAGCAAAGCTTTGGTGCTCCCAAAGTTACAAAGGATGGAGTCACCGTTGCCAAGAGCATTGAGTTCAGTGACAGAGTCAAGAATGTAGGTGCAAGTCTTGTGAAGCAGGTCGCTAATGCGACAAATGATACTGCTGGAGATG GTACAACATGTGCTACTGTTCTGACAAAGGCAATATTCACTGAGGGATGCAAGTCCGTTGCAGCTGGTATGAATGCAATGGATCTGAGACGCGGCATCTCAATGGCTGTTGATTCTGTGGTAACAAACCTAAAGGGCATGGCCAGGATGATCAACACGTCTGAGGAAATAGCACAG GTGGGTACTATATCAGCTAATGGTGAAAGGGAAATTGGTGAGCTCATTGCAAAGGCTATGGAGAAGGTTGGCAAAGAGGGGGTTATCACCATTGCG GATGGTAACACTCTATACAATGAGCTTGAAGTTGTGGAAGGCATGAAGCTTGACAGAGGTTACATTTCTCCATACTTTATTACCAACCAAAAGAACCAGAAATGT GAACTAGACGATCCCTTAATCTTGATACACGATAAGAAAGTATCCAACCTTCGCTCATTGGTCAAAGTGTTGGAGTTTGCTCTCCAG AAGCAAAGGCCTCTGCTTATTGTTGCAGAAGATCTAGAAAGTGAAGCACTGGGTACACTAATTCTTAACAAGCTTCGTGGAGGCTTCAAG GTCTGTGCTATCAAAGCTCCTGGTTTTGGAGAGAACAGGAAATCCAACTTACAGGACCTTGCCATCCTTACTGGTGGAGAA GTCATAACTGAAGAACTTGGAATGAACCTTGAGAACTTTGAGCCAAACATGCTGGGTACCTGCAAGAAG GTTACCATATCTAAGGATGATACAGTCATCCTTGATGGAGCGGGTGATAAGAAGGCCATCGAAGAGAGAGCTGAGCTG CTGAGATCTTCAATTGAGCAATGCACTTCTGACTATGATAAGGAAAAGATACAGGAGCGGCTGGCAAAGCTTTCTGGTGGTGTCGCAGTCCTGAAG ATTGGTGGAGCGAGTGAAGCAGAAGTTGGTGAGAAGAAGGACAGAGTGACAGATGCGCTAAATGCTACAAAAGCTGCAGTAGAGGAGGGTATTGTACCAG GTGGTGGTGTTGCCCTTCTTTATGCGTCAAAGGACTTGGATAAATTGCCTACAGCAAACTTTGACCAAAAGATTGGTGTCCAGATCATTCAAAATGCTTTGAAG ACCCCAGTACATACAATTGCTACCAATGCGGGTGTAGAAGGGGCTGTCATTGTTGGCAAGCTCTTGGAGCAGGAAAATACCGACCTGGgctatgatgctgccaaag GCGAATATGTGGATATGGTGAAGGCTGGTATCATTGACCCACTTAAGGTGATCAGAACAGCACTGGTGGATGCTGCAAG TGTGTCGTCTCTGATGACTACCACGGAAGCCATCATCGTTGAGATCCCCAAGGAAGACAAGGCGGCACCTGCAATGGGAGGCGGCGGCATGGGAGGGATGGATTTCTAA